The Corvus hawaiiensis isolate bCorHaw1 chromosome W, bCorHaw1.pri.cur, whole genome shotgun sequence genome segment CTCTgtccaccaatggctcatcgTTGTCGGGGGGGGTGGTATCAGTTTGACATAAGGGGAATACAataccttcattaaaattcaggtattcaggttgccatggaacttgcctgcagagtaatggctctgtagctaaaaatagctgctggctattAAGACTGGGTGGGGGTTTTGGCCTTGGAatcaaaatgcaagtgaaacacctacaaaaagtattaaaatacatccaacacacctcaaaacacttgtaaaagtatacagtaaacacaggaaaggtaactcTTATGGTGTACCAGTGGTTTGAAGTTTAAAAAGGGcaagtttgtgatttttttactgggaaaattttaactgggaagggtgcaactctattaataaactactttaaacaaatgaaaacactgataatggaactggatttttgtacctgggctgatgggttaattgtaacattcaatttaaaaataattaactccaaattaagtaattaaagcacttaatatgcaaagaccaagcacaaatagggatttcatgtatgacaagTCCCCCCTTTTTCTCTTATGCTCGCATCTTTGGTCTTTGCATTTAAGTGAAGGTGGGTAGCTTCTTCAGGGATGGATTCAAGCTGTTTAAAACTGTCCCACACTTGCTaggcaatttttctttcctttttggttttcttcttattattGATATACATAATCTTTTGAGTGGATGGTGGATACTGCTGTTGTCCCTGGAGGTCTTGGATCAGTGGCATGCTTTGGATGACAGTGGTGATTAAACGGATGAAACAAGGGATTaaacaagggagaaaaataagtcCTGTAAGGGAAAGTCCAACAATAATTAAAGCTTTCTTCCACCATTGtccttggaaaatattttcccaccATTCAGAAGTGATCAAGGGCTGCCATTTCTGCACTGGAACATGGGCTAGTTTCCTGATGTTTTGGGTAATCTTGGTGATGGCTTCACCGTGATCATCAATGTGGATGCAGCAGTCTGAGGTGTTAAACTTGCCGCATACTCCACCTTCTTCTGCTAATAAATAGTCCAATGCCAGCCGATTTTGGTACACGGCTGTTCAAGTTTGCCCTTGCTGTGTGTTAAGTAGTTCAAGAGCAAGAGAGGTCTCATTGGTGATTACCTCAATTAGTGCTTGCAGTCTGATGATCCGGTTTAGCATGTAGATGGGAGTTCGGTACCCCCAGCTCCCATCTTGTGCCCATGTTGCAGGTCCATAAGTCTCTAGGATCCTCTCGGCTGGCCATTcttcctcttcccatctctgggTCCCCCCTATTACATGTCTTTTGGTACGGGAAAGTTCGTCATAAAGGGAGATTCCAAGGTGGGCTCCAGCGTTTTCAGCAAGTAGGAAGAAGTTTGGCTGAATGGCTCCAAGAGTGCAGCTCCCTTTCCAGCGAGGTGGTAAGCTGGAGTAAGCTCGGTTACCACAGATCCAATAGAGGTCTTGTGGTGCTTCCCAGAAGTGGGATTGTATACTTGCTGCTGTGATCCAGTATTTGGAAATTTGTGGCAGGACAGAGAATGGATTTCCTTGATCCCAACACTGCCAGAGTTTTTTAACAGGattcaaaatgcaatttttgtttttaatcttttctgcAGACCAGAATACATCTGGTTCTTGGGGTATCCACCAGTGTTTTTGCCCATCAGTTACCAGGTACCTTTTGCATATTGTCTCACCAACTTCTTCTaagaattttcttcctttcctccagaTGCATTCTTCTCCAATAACAGAATTGCTTAGCAGCCAGGTTTCATTGTCATGTCGGGTTGTGGGGGAAAGATTACTCAGTCGGAGTAAATCGGGGGGTCCAAGACTGACTCCCCGCCAAGGCCAACTTTCCGATTCTAAAGTTCCTCCGCACACCCAGCAATTTGTTAAATTTAGCTGTTTTCCAATCCTTTCTGCCAGGTCAATAAATAAGTTTTTCCTTGACATCAAaggattgttttctttttgtttttctttttcttctatgaCCACCTCTTGAATCAGGTCGGTGTCATAGgtctttctttttaacaaatCTTCTGTCCTGGTTATGTATCTAAAATTGAAACAGAGCCAATTGTCTTGGGAGGGGCACTCTCCCTTCTGCTTGTGTGTTTGGGTGCCAATGTTTTTGCCAATCCAATACTTGTGACCTTTTTCTGAGCAGATACCCAGCTCTGTTATGTTGTAACAAGATGGATTAACATAAGTATGTGCTCGGAAAAAGTGTCGAATTTGGAATGAGCTTCCTTCTGCCTGATACACCGTCTTGTAACATTTGTTACAGCGGCTGTCGGCTGCTTGTGTGAAGGGAGGCCAGAGGACCCAGAGACAGATGACATTTAGTAGCAGGATGTTGCTCACTTTCCCCTTTAGGCAGACCCGGGAGCAGTTGTTAGTATTTGGGTTGCCTCTGCTGGTGGGGCTTGTCATCTTTGCTTCTTTAGTCCTTTCTTTAGGCTTCTCACCTTCAGATGGTTCTTCTTCAGTGATCTCAGGCTTCTGGAAACTCATGGTTATTTTGGGGTTGGCCTTGTCATAGATTAGAGTTATCATGCCCGTAAATTTGGAGTCTGATTGGACTGTTATTGAAAGAGAATGCTGGCTTCAAATGGAGCCTTACTATACAGTTGATGTGACAATATGGTTGTGTGAAGGCAGAGTCTGTAAAAGGGAATAACAAAGAACAGAATTAACAGATAAACATTTTCAACTTAATTTAACAACTTGTAGCTAGCACTTATTACCGAGGTATAACAGGGGATAAACTGCACTTATTAATGGGGTATAACTGGGAATAAACTGGGAGTACAGGGTTTTATTAACTTGGACTGAGGGATGCTGAGTGGAGTTTTCAAACAGGGTGTTCAGTTTGATGGTTTGTCCGgaggtttcttttcttcaattGGTGGTGCTACCGGACCCTTCACTCTCTTGACGTGTGTCCAGCCCTTTTCAAATGTTCGGACAGCTGTTTCGGTGGttagctggacctgaaatggacCTTCCCAAGATGGGGTTAATGACTTTTCTTTCCAGGATTTTATTAACACCCAGTCACCTGGATTAATGTGatgtaaattaaaatcaagTGGGGGTGTTTGTGGAAGAAAACCTCTTTCCCTTAGCAACCCCAGATTTTTGGCAATTAACTGTACATATTGTTGTACATTGGTGTTTCCACACTCTTTTGCATTCAGCTCTTGTGGTGTAGCAAGGTAGGGTAATTCATACAACATCTCGTATGGTGAACAACCCAAATCAGATCTTGGCTGCGTTCTAATTCTAAGAAGAGTGAGTGGAAGGCATTTTACCCAGGCCCATTTTGTTTCCAGCATTATTTTTGTGAGGGTGTTCTTGATTGTCTGGTTCATCCGTTCCACTCTCCCAGAGCTTTGTGGATGCCACGGGGTATGTAATCTCCAATTTGTTCCTAATTGCTGAGCCAATTGTTGTACAATTTGGGAGGTAAAATGTGTACCTCGATCTGAGTCTATGCGGTGGACTATCCCGTACCGTAGGATAATTTGCTGGAGGATCACCTTACTCACTGTCTGGGCTGTAGCGTTGACAGTTGGAATAGCTTCCACCCAGTGAGTAAGGTGATCAACAATTACCAATAGGTATTTCCACCTCTGGACAGGAGGCATTTCTGTAAAGTCAATTTGAATGTTTTGGAAAGGCCTGATTGCTAATTCAATTCCTCCACCAGTGTTCTTTTTCATTACCTTTTTGTTAACTTTTTGACAGATTACACAGTCCCGTGTTATTTGGTTGGCTATTTCATAAACACCAATGCATCCAAAAGTTCTGAGGTAGTGATCCGCCAGAGCCTTTGAACCCCAGTGATTGGTTTGGTGGATATTTTGTAGAATTTCTCAGgttaaatttttgtttaaaatttggCGTTTGTCTGGTAAATACCAGCGGCCTTGAGAATCCTCATTAGCTCcaattaaaactaatttttgtttttcctgatcAGTAAAAATGGGCGTGGGTAAAGTGTTAGATTGTGGAATAGTGTCAGTTGTGGTGGTGTTGGTTGGAAGTTGGTTCACTTCCATCACTTTTACCTCTTCTtccactgctgcttcttttgctgCCAAGTCTGCTAGGCTGTTTCCTCGAGCTTCTTTTGTGGTTCCTGATTGATGGCCTGGAATATGCACCACTGAGATCACCTGAGGCAGTTGTAGTGCTTTTAGAATTTTTAGAATCAATTCCTTATGTAGGATATCTTTTCCTTTGGTGTTTAGGAACCCCCTTTCGGACCAGATTCTTCCAAAGGTGTGGACTACGCCATAAGCGTATCTCGAGTCGGTGTAAATGGTCCCAATGCTTCTGGCTAGTCGGTGGAGTGCTTTTTCTAGGGCATAGTGCTCACAAACTTGAGCTGACCAGGTTGATGGTAATTTGCCCTTTTCTAGCACGCACATTTGGTGTCCATCGACCACTGAATAGCCAGAGCACCGTTTTCCATCTACCACTCGAGATGACCCGTCAATGAAGAGGATTTCCCCTTCATTGAGGGGACAGTCCACCAGGTCCTCTCTAACTTTTGTTTGGATGTCAATTATATCAATGCAATTGTGTTCTATTTCACTTTCTGAAGGGGTCCCATAAAGAAATTGGGCTGGATTTTGGTGTGCACATACAACTAGCCTCAGGTGGTCTGAGTGCATGAGAATGGCTTCATATTTGACCATTCTCGGGTCAGTTAACCACTCTGCAGCCCTGTGTGCTAAGATGGTTTTTATTGAGTGTGGTGTATGTACTGTCAAATCTCCACCAAAAATGAGTTTTTGGCTCTCCGAAAccagaacagctgctgcagcgACGGACTGAATGCAGAATGGCCATCCTCTGGACACTGGATCTAGTaatttggaaaggaaagcaaCTGGCTTCCTGACTCCACCCCACTCCTGGGTCAAGACGCCATAGGCAATTCCCTTCTCCGCATAAACAAATAGATCGAAGGGTTTTTCTAGCGAAGGGAGGCTTAAAACGGGTGCTTTTgttaatttctctttcaaattttgtaatttctgtgtgtctgagtTATCCCAATTAAAAGGTTCCTCTTCCATTAATTTCTCATATAAAAATTTGGCAGATTGTGAATACTGATCGATCCACAGTCTGCAGTATCCCAATAGGCCTAATAATTGCCGAATTTCTCGTTTTGAAGTTGGAGGTGGTAGATTTAGGATCCCTTCTATTCTTTCAGCACTGAGTTTCTTTGTGCCATGGCTAATTAAGTGTCCCAAATACTTCACCTCCTGTAGCACGAATTGTAATTTAGGTTTTGACACCCTCAGCCCATTCCTCCCTAGAAAATTCAGTAACTGAATTGTAGCAGTTCTTACCGTAGACTCCTGTTCCCCAGAGAGGAGCAGGTCATCTACATACTGAGTTACCTGAACCCCTTCGGGTGGAGAAAAGGAACTTAATAAATCTTCTAGCGCTTGGCCGAAGAGTGTGGGTGCCTCGGTGTAACCTTGAGGCAGGCGAGTCCAGCGCAGCTGCTGCTTCCGTCCAGTGTCTGGATCCTCCCAGGTAAATGCAAAGATGTCTCTGCAACGAGAATCTAGAGGACATGACCAGAAAGCATCCTTAAGGTCAATAACAGAGAACCAGGCATGTGTTGGGGGTACCCGACTCAGGAGTGTATAAGGGTCCTGCACCAACAGATACCTGGTTTGGACTCTCTTATTGACCTCACGCAGATCTTGTACCAGCCGGAATGACTTATCTGGTTTCTGGACAGCCAAAATTGGAGTGTTGTAGGTGGACTTGCAGGTCTCGAGAATTCCATCTCGTAATAAGTCCATGATAACAGGCTTCAGGCCCTTTCTTTTGTCCTTGGAGAGGGGATACTGTGGTACGCATACTGGCTGGCTGTTTGGGAGCAACTCAATTGTTAGAGGTGTGATGTCCATTTTTCCCCGGTTGCTAGGTTTGGCCCACACTACGGGGTCTATGTGTTGCTCATCTActaaagacaaaacaaacaatttaGTGGTCATTTTTCCACCTTGCGGAACCACCCCAACTCTCAGAGGTATTTGGAGTCACGTCCTAAAAGATTGATCCCAGCTTGAGGTAGATATAGAATGTCCCCTGTATGGGTGCGCCCTTGTATGGAAAAggttacatttttaattacaggaACAGCGAAACTTTCACCATTAGCACCACATATGTCTAATGTATCTTGAGAAATAAAACATCCTGGAGGTGTTTCAGTGACACAGGTTCTTTCAGCACCTGTGTCCACTAAAAACTCCACTTGCTGTCTCTGGGGTCCAACTTCTAATTTTATCAAGGGCTCTTTAAGATGTTTttgccccagagagtagagccCCTGACCCCTTCACTTGTTCAAAATTTGTCCCTCCATTTGGAGGACTCCTTGGtctctctgccttttaaaataGTACCAGTGCCCGTGGCCTTGTTTATTACAGTATGTGCAGATTAACCTCTCAGGTCCTTGAACAATTGAGGTAGATTGTAGGGTTGGTTGTATATTGCTAGTGCAAACTTGTGGCTGTTGGTGAGAGCAAATTTGGGTTTGCTGTTGTGGGATGCCCCCTTGGAAAGTTCTTTGTGTAGGAGGGTTGTGGATTGGAGTATTAATGCTGTTATTCATTATTCGGCTTTTGGCCATCATCCTCTCTTCATCCCTCCTAACAAAGACCTTTTGGGCTTCCTCCAGTAATTCATCCAGTTGCCTCTCTGgccatttttctaatttttccaattttctCCTGATGTCAGGCCAGGAGTGAAGCACAAAATGTACTTTTAGCATAGTTTTGCCGCCTTCACTGTCTAAATCAATTACAGAATAAAGTTGGATGTTGTTCCTTAACCGAGCCATGCAAGCTGTTGGGGACTCATCCTTTTCCTGTTCCCCACAAAATGCCTTTTCCATATTATTAACTCGGGGAACAGCTTCTCTGATACCTTTTACAATTAGATTTCTGTAATCTTTCATGTTCCTCCTGCCCTCTTCAGAATTTGGATTCCATTCAGGATCTGTCAGTGGTAGTTTTTGTTCTCCAATTGGGCCCTGAttagaattattttctctgtccCAGACTGTCACTCCTGCGGCTCTAATCAATTTTCGTTCTTCGACGGTAAATAAGGAATGTAGGATGGATTGTATTTCTCCCCAATTATAAATATTAGGGCCGAGGAATTGATCAAATTGATCAGCTAGCCCAATGGGGTCAGTCATTagacttttcatttcttttttaaattctcgTACCTCTGATGAAGCCAGAGATATGACTACATAACCAATTCCTCCTTGAGCATTTCCCATGGGTACCTCTCTAAGAGGTAAAATTTTAGACTCATGGGGAGTGCTAAGGCAGGTGGGACAGTCAGGTGTTTTAAATGATTTCTTTCTAGTGCAAGATGCTGGGCCATCCTGACTAGAAGAAATCCTTTGTCCGGTTGTCTTTTTGTGAGAGCAGGAAggaacagaaatttctttttcactttcattctCACTTTCTGAGTCCCTTTCAGTTGGGTGACTTGATGAAGGAAGGACCCTCCTTTCTGGAGGATTTACTGGAGGAAGGTAGTCTAGGGGGTCCCACTTTGGTTGATTTAAtgtagttttttgtttttctttttgttttggttcttCTGCAATGGAAAAAATTTGGTTTGAATTTTTATTAAGTCCAATTGAATTAGATTGTTTCCTCTTccaattctctttttttgtcttgttcttcattttgtttttgcCAATAATTTAACCAAATTTTAGCATAGTCTAATTCGTCAGAATGTTTTGGAGCTTTGTAATGTACATAAGAATGCAAAGCTTCACAAAGCCACTTTTCAGAAGACCCATGCTTGGGCCATTTGAGCCCATCTTTGTTAATTTTATGTTTTGGCCACTTAAAAACACAGTATCTAATCATTTGGCATTGGTCTTTTTCTTTAgttaaaagattttcttcccACTTTAAGAGCATTTGTCCTAATGGactgttccggtttggccaaatttagaaatatatcctctgagagaaggcacaaccacccctcccccaccaggttcgggaaaaaaaataaattttcctcgaaggaaagtgaagaagataaaactatttatttaacaaacacacgggaaaggaaaataatgttaaatggtaaaatctttcgctgtggaggaaaaacctgggaaagtgttcgagtcctccctttggtctcctcggagctggggcttgggccgggtccaggccctctgtgcccggtggaaagtcctcccaatgtgctctgatgttacagcaatcaagcagtccagtagaaaagggagaaaatccggaattccagagaaggaaaagcaaagtccaactctcagtctctctccggagaacaagaagctgaaaacaactggccaaaaactaactgggaag includes the following:
- the LOC125319342 gene encoding endogenous retrovirus group 3 member 1 Env polyprotein-like, which produces MITLIYDKANPKITMSFQKPEITEEEPSEGEKPKERTKEAKMTSPTSRGNPNTNNCSRVCLKGKVSNILLLNVICLWVLWPPFTQAADSRCNKCYKTVYQAEGSSFQIRHFFRAHTYVNPSCYNITELGICSEKGHKYWIGKNIGTQTHKQKGECPSQDNWLCFNFRYITRTEDLLKRKTYDTDLIQEVVIEEKEKQKENNPLMSRKNLFIDLAERIGKQLNLTNCWVCGGTLESESWPWRGVSLGPPDLLRLSNLSPTTRHDNETWLLSNSVIGEECIWRKGRKFLEEVGETICKRYLVTDGQKHWWIPQEPDVFWSAEKIKNKNCILNPVKKLWQCWDQGNPFSVLPQISKYWITAASIQSHFWEAPQDLYWICGNRAYSSLPPRWKGSCTLGAIQPNFFLLAENAGAHLGISLYDELSRTKRHVIGGTQRWEEEEWPAERILETYGPATWAQDGSWGYRTPIYMLNRIIRLQALIEDLFFSLV